From the Ipomoea triloba cultivar NCNSP0323 chromosome 8, ASM357664v1 genome, the window GTTTCAAGTGCTATAATTGACAAATATATTGGAGAAAGTGCGAGGTTGATTCGGGAAATGTTTAATTATGCACGTGATCATCAAGTAAGTCTGTATCCGGGACAGTTAATCAATGAATGCCCACATCTAAAGTAGATGCTCATCCTTTTCTTCTTGTTACCAGCCATGCATAATCTTTATGGATGAGATTGATGCGATTGGTGGAAGACGCTTTAGCGAGGGAACAAGTGCTGATCGAGAAATTCAGAGAACACTCATGGAGTTACTAAATCAGCTGGATGGATTTGATCAGCTTGGAAAGGTACTCTCTCTATTCAAGTTTTTGGATATTTAGTTATGCAAagcatacaaatatacaattaaataaatCCTGTAAGAAGTAAGATCACATTTTCCAGATTTATCTTCAAGATTACGTATTTCAAAGCTTAAATAGTATCTCTTGTAGAAGGAGAAGGAAGAAACAACAGCAAAAACAAATTTCTTGTGCAGGTAAAAATGATTATGGCAACAAATCGACCTGACGTTCTTGACCCCGCACTTCTTCGGCCTGGGCGTTTAGACAGGAAGATTGAAATCCCGCTGCCAAATGAGCAGTCAAGAATGGAAATTCTTAAAATACACGCCTCTGGAATAGCCAAACATGGCGAAATTGATTATGAAGCTGTTGTTAAACTTGCCGAGGTAACTGTGCaatctctaaaacaaaaagttaTTATGTGGAGTAATTATGGTACGCAATTAATCTTAATTATTCTTAGGGGTTCAATGGAGCTGACCTTCGTAATGTATGTACTGAGGCTGGAATGTCAGCTATCCGTGCAGAAAGAGATTATGTTATCCACGAAGATTTTATGAAGgtaaattttctaaattttacaTTCATATACTCTCTAGTAAGAGTATTTACCATCTTGAAATCTTCTCCAGTGGCTCATTTGTGATTTATATTTATGGAAAAAAGCTTATACTGTTGACATGGTAACTATTATGTATTTTGtgactattttatttttaggccGTTCGAAAGCTCAACGAGGCCAAGAAGCTCGAGTCAAGTGCTCACTACAATGCAGACTTCGGCAAAGACTAGGGTCAAGATTCATGGAAGGCACAGGTAATTAATCTCCTCTTTTACCCCCGGGATATTGAAAGCTTAGTAATATGCTTCCTCGTCGGCCCATCCCTCAGTTAAGACAACCCTACCCTCCAAAACAGCGGATTATGCTGTTCAACCATCCATATTCCATGCCTCCTTCAGCCAATTGTTCTTGCGATTTTGCCAATGAACTTGTTTTTGTCTCGTCTTTTTTATTAATCATTTGCAGTGGATATAGAACATCATTTTAAGTAGAAATGAAGCGTTGCATATAGCCACATTACCactctattttattttgatcAAACTGGTATAACAACAATGGTTTTGGGAATCAAGATAGCGGGATTATTATACCATCTGCACTGAATTCACAAGCTCTTCGAGTTGAAACTCTTAGCTTTACTCCTCTTAGACAACTTGTATATCACCATTCTCGCAATTTTGTAGAACCAGAATGCACTGACAGACAACAGCCCAACAGACATCACCTGCATAACACCCAACCGATTGATAGTACGATAAAGATAAATCCTTTGATGTAGCGAAGAAGATGGAAGAACAGTAATACCTTGATGAGGATTGGATTTTCATTCGAGACTGTGAGATATGTGAGGTAAGTGCCTCCTATCATCCTAGACAATGAGAAAATGACTGCAAAGCATATCTGTGGAAAATCAATACAACATCAATTATTTGTTTGATTCCATGAGTTCTTTATGAGTATTAAGATGGCTTGCCAATAACTTCAAAAATGTAGTCCACAGACTTCtgctatataatattgcattgatatactttgaaatacttatttaaatacaaacattgggcattaatttTCCCTATGTCTCAATTTTTTGAAATGTATCCCAGAaagtagaaaatagaaaattatgGAACTCACATCAACTGCAAGGTTGAGGGCAGTGTCCCTATAACCAAGCTCTTTGAGAAGGTCCCTCAGGTGGAGGAATGGACCTGAAATCTCTGAAACCCACAATGCACCCACCATTTCTGATCCACACTAAAAACTTCCcaaatcaataaattaagaaaaaaatggaccaaaaaaagaaaaaagagtgaGTAAACAAATTCAGTAGAACAAAACTTGATCTAAGAACATTCACCCTTTGATAGGCTAGACCAGCTCCAAGTCCAAAAATGGTAACCAAATGGTGCACCAGATCCTCAGTCTTTTGTTGGTGATGATACACACAACACATCAAATCGTATATCATGTAGCCGGTTGTGATGGCTAACGCCTGGTTCTGCACTTGTAGTTTAGCACCGTTAGTAAACAAGGCATGGGGGATTGGGCAAGCAAAACTTGTACAATCTATTTCACTTCTAGTCTCTCTACAATAGTATTTTCACGTTTGGTCTGTCTACTTTGATTAATTTCAGGCTTAGttcttgactttaaaaaaatgttttctcaAACCTAATGGAGTATCTTTAAACTACTGGTAAAAGTGAAAAATCACAACGATTAGAAATAATTGAGATAACATTTGCTCACTCATGATAGTTATATGGGCTAAAATGACGAAATTATAACAATGGAAGTCCTACATTTACCTTTGGATTCATGATAGCTAGAGGTTAAAACGATTAAATGCCGTCAATTGAATGACCAAAATTCTAATTATTCCTTTAGACTCATCATAGCTAGGAGTTAAAATGGCCGAATCTTAACAATTAAATAGTCAAAATCACACTTTTCCATTTTGACTCATGCTAGTGATCTCACTAGGGGTTAAAACGACTAAATGCTAACCATTGAAGAGGCAAAATCaaacttttttcaattttttctttagaCTGATGATAGCTAGAGGTTAAAATGACTAATACTAACAATTGAAGAGCCGAAATCACACTTTTTCCTTTAGACTTATGATAACTAGGGATTAAAACGACTAAACACTAAATACTAGCTAACAACTGAAGAGCCAAAATCCCACTTTTTCCTTACTCATGATTAGGGatgtaaacgagccgagccgagctcgagcatagggtggctcgagctcgagctcgttaaggaaggctcggctcgagctcgattAAGCTCAAgaattgatgctcgagctcgagttcgccaattttcgagctgctcgagttcggctcgagtagctcgattgttcgagctcgatcttgagctcgagttcgagcttgaattcGAGCTCAAGATCAGGGTTGAACTCGAGTTCGAGTtgattttgagctcaaattttacctgtttgattttaaattcatgtttcaattaaaaataaactataattttatatgtatatattatattatataaataaatatatatatatatatatatatatttatttatttatttatttatttatatggctcgcgagcggctcgacgagccacgagcctaagacattagagttCGAGCTCGACTCGATTACtaaacgagccgctcgagctcgaatttgaccgagctcgagccgagctttgactGAGCGGCTCGCGaaccgctcggctcatttacacccctactcATGATGGCTATGGATTAAAATGACTAAACACTAACAATTAATCatcaaaattgcaaatttcCCTTCAAACAAAAAAGCATAACATCTTCTAAAGTCTAGAACTAAAACTGAAACGAatcaaaaccaaaaacaaaaactttaaGAAATCATTATAATCGAGATATATACTAAAAACTCAATCAAGAAGATCTCTccccctctttctctctctctctctctctctcaaacatatatatacaccttAAAAACCAGAAGAAGTAAAGGTTGGGAGCACAAAAATGGCGCATCAAATACCTGCTGAGGTGAAGGCTTGGTGGCGAGGGGGCAGAGCGGGCAAGACCAGTCTTGAACAGACAGAGAAGCCAACGTTATAGCCAAGAATGCATGGAAAGTGGCGACGATTCGGCTGCGGAAATCGAAAGACCGCTTCGGCAAAACCTTTGTTGTCACCACAAACAACGTTGCCCATGAAACCGAGCTCAACGCCACTGTCTTTATCGCATAATCTTccatctctatatatattaactttATCTCTAAACTTCAATGGAGTGAGTTCTCACAGAACAGCCTTAGCTAGCTTGCAGGGTTTCTTAGGAAGAAAACGTTAAACTggtttttatataataaattatggaAAAGATGGGAAACAAAGAGGGAGGTGGGA encodes:
- the LOC116027838 gene encoding TLC domain-containing protein 5-like; this encodes MEDYAIKTVALSSVSWATLFVVTTKVLPKRSFDFRSRIVATFHAFLAITLASLSVQDWSCPLCPLATKPSPQQNQALAITTGYMIYDLMCCVYHHQQKTEDLVHHLVTIFGLGAGLAYQRCGSEMVGALWVSEISGPFLHLRDLLKELGYRDTALNLAVDICFAVIFSLSRMIGGTYLTYLTVSNENPILIKVMSVGLLSVSAFWFYKIARMVIYKLSKRSKAKSFNSKSL